GTTTTTGGGTGGCTTCGCTGGAAGCAGACGCACTGTTGCCGTAATCCGATTCAGGGTTGCCTTTCCGACGGATCCCATCCGTCGTTGCGGTTTTTCCAAGTTGATCGGGAGTGACAAATCCAGGAAGGACTCGTGCCGCACCAAAATGTGACAGCAGTCCTGGCAGGTTATGGTGGACACGAGGAGGCCACGGAACACCGGTTCGGGATCGAGCATGCGGTCGGATGCGTGTCGAAgaacttgatatttttttccatcCTGTCCTCAACCGTTTTCGGGCGCTTTCCGTACCCAAGCGAGAGTACGATGGCCAGCTGGTAACGTATCAAATCCTCTCTGCGTACACTTTCCAGCAGGTGCTGCAGCAGCTCGTGCTAGTCGTACTGGTCCATGCCGATAAATTGGGGCCATTTGTTCGTAAGTTGCGAAAACAGTGTCCATAATGAGAAGAATCTACCGCCGGATTGCAGCTCAGACAGCGAACTTGCGTGAACGATCCCCACGGGTTCAAATCGCCGATGATTGGACTCAACTCCGTAGCCGTCCCCTTCTTGATGTTGAGCGACCCTTCAGGAAGCTGGAACTTATCATTCTGAACGGTAGATTCCCGTAGGACATCTAGTAGACACAGCGCCCGTGTCGACGATGGAAGCTGATGGTCGAACCTTCCGTTCCGTTCTGCCGCTAATGTCCAACCGAATGTCACAATAATTCGGCGCCGCGGCCGACAACGTTGCCATGCTGTTCCGGTTGGGCTGCGACCCGTAAACCAACGTCGCTAGAAGCGGCCGTCGAAGCGCTATCTCCATCGCTCCCCTGCTAATCTAAGTCCTGTCGAAACGAAAGGAAACTATTTATAAATCCGAAACATGCTGGGTCCAGGTCCTCGCAGGGGGAAAAGTTCCGTCTGAACGCCTTACCAATCCAGTTTTATGGAACTCCCGCAATCCGTCCCGAAATATCGAAGAAATCTTGTTTATTTACCTTTTCGGACTGCtcgaatcaataaaaataaacatttcaacaGTGCGGCCAGTTTCATGGAAAACTGCTTGAATGAATATTGAATGGCAACTCTGACAGCATGAATGCAAATTTTCATTCGAGCACGATCTATGCACGATGAGCACGATGTGCGCGATCTGGCGCGATTTGGCGCGATGAGGCGAAAAACGACCACGATGAAGGCACGATGAGCAATGACGCAAGAATTTAACGCGATTAGGTGCGATTTGAATGAAATCGCGGAGTGTCATCCCCCTCGAAAATAACTCTATTGCTTATGGTGACCATTTGACAAATAGTTATCAAGGTccgccaaataacattattacaaatggtgacCATAACTAATAAGGTTGTTTTAAGGTCCTCACTAGAATTcatatagttttcgtttatccgggAAGTCTTCAGGCCCAGATGAAGTTGGGtacccactattgaaaaaattatCTTTGGACTCCAAGCTTACCTTACTAGACTGCCTAAACAAAGTTTGGTCGACGGGTTCTCTTCCAACGGCATGGTCAAAAAGCCTAGTAATACCTATACCAAAAGCAGGGAAAGCAGGCTCCTCTGTTGACGACTTCAGACCAATCTCACTTACGTGCTGCAGCTGCAAACTCTTGGAAAGAATGGTAAATCGCAGACTCGTATCGTTCCTAGAAGATAATCGACTCCTTGACAAGTATCAGCACGCTTTTCGCCCAGGTCGTGGCACGGGAACCTAGTTCGGAGCTTTGGGGAACTTCCTGGAGACTGCGATGCAAGAGAACCTCCACGTTGACATTGCTGCGCTAGATCTGACAAAAGCTTACAACAGGACATGGACCCCCCGGATCATCAAACAGCTCGTAAACTGGGGACTTGGAGGAAATATGATTCGTTTCCTCATCGGTTTCCTGACCAAACGCACCTTCCGCGTCGCAATTGGCAATTATTTCTCGACAACTTTTGAAGAAGAAACTGGAATTCCTCAAGGATCGGTGATCGCGGTCACTTTGTTCCTGATTGGAATGCACGGTGTACATCGGGAACTGCCCAAGAACATACACATTTTCGTTTACGTTGATGACATAGTCTTAGCTGCCAAAGACCGATCCCCGAAGGTTCTTCGTCGTCGAATACGAGCAGGAATTGTCGGAGTAGAACGCTGCGGTGGGACCTGCCAGTTATTCGATTCGAAGAAGCAATAAGGAAAGAGTTTACCGCTGGAGATACCTCTCCAGAATTGAGAAAAAGGGTTGCTGAAATCCTAAGCACCAAATATAGCAGATTCAGACACATCTACACCGATGGTTCCAAAACAAAGGACGGAGTAGGTTTTGGAATGGTAGACGACGGCTTAGGATCTAGTCACCGACTACCAAAGCAATGCTCCATTTTTTCAGCAGAAGCAGCCGCTTTCTTAGCTGCAGTATCAACGGAGTCCGAACGCCCGACCCTAATCATCACTGACTCCGCAAGTGCTCTGGACGCACTCAAGAGCCAAATCCAGAAACACCCTTGGATCCAAGCCATCACCAGCATAGTCAACCAAAGAACCGTATTTATGTGGGTTCCTTCCCACGTTGGAATCCCTGGTAACGAAGAGGCCGATAGAATGGCCAATTTGGGCAGACAAGGTCGTCTCTTCACGAACAAGGTTCCAGCCCAAGACATCAAACACTGGATCTCTAATGTAATAAGGAACACGTGGGATTCTGAATGGTTTGCTAGCCGTTCGCTATTCATCAGAAAAGTAAAGCCCTCTACTATGGCATGGGAAGACCGACAGGACTGGCGGGAACAACGAGTCGTCTCCAGGCTGCGCTCCGGCCATACCAGAGCGACGCACAACTTCGGAAACACTGCCAACTTTAAAAGACAGTGTCCAGAATGCGAAGAATACTGCTCAGTGGAACATCTACTCAGCATATGCCCCAGCACGGAACCGTTTAGAGCAGCAAACGAAATCTCAACCAACGTCGACGAAGCTCTCGCCAACAACCCTACCGCCGAGGCCAGAATCATCGGCTTCTgcaaagattttcgaatatttcacaatatttagTAAACCTCGTAAGAACAGGACGCAAAACTAGACCGCCTATACGAAACTCCATCCATCAAAACCCAGTGGAACACCAGATTTAACGGAGCGCCCGGACCGGACGCCACAGCATACCCGGAACCGAAGGACAATCTCAGTTAATCTGGTGTGGCTGGATGAGGGACGGACAAGGGACCCAGATCCCATTCCCCTGCAGTACATGTTTACACCAGACCAAAACAGACATCAAATCCCCCGCTTTCTAATCATCCACCAACATCAACTTGGCCATATTCTTGGATAGAACCGATAAAACATGGACGAAAGTTCCAGCTGCACTCTCGACGATAGCATTCCACCGAAATCCCGATGAAAATGAAATGTGAAATAGTCTCCAAAAAAGGGGGGCCACTCTTTAAGAAGCCCTCTCACTCCTACCGAGCCGAACCAGCGTCTATGGCTGAAAGGCTCGTTAATAAAGACAACTAACTAACTTGAAGTTTACTCCTACCCTCTCAGAATTTTCACCGGAAATCTTCCGACTTTTGCTTGTGTACTGTCAAATTGCTTATTTGCAAGAAAATCACACCGAGCGCTTTGTTTTCCTGCCTAGTGGGGTGCGTTCACGGGGTTGGGCACATGGTTGATCCGTAGGGAATACGGAGCGACTACCGTAAATATTGGTAAATACGTATTTACGGCATGCACGAGAATTTGAACGAAATTTTGATCAGTGTGGAATGTGACGTTTCTACACATCAGCAGCAAATGTCACAACCAAAACAGAAACAACTTGAGTCGGTTAAGGCTGTAACATACGGATTGAAGGAGGACGCGACTGCGCTGTTCGAAACAATCTCCACAGGTTCAAGTGGATGCCAAGTTCCTCCACCCACCGGTTTCGATCTAGCAGCCGAAAGCAACTGACAGCTGTTGACGGATTTGAAGGGATTCTTCAAGGGAACCATGATTCCGCGCGGAGCTGCTACCGTTCACAAGGCGCTGGCCGCAACGGATACCATCGTCGAAGCTGCCGACGAAGGCGGTTGGGATGCGTGTCGACGAATTGTTCGAGAACGCCTAGGACGATGACGATCCGTAGGCTGTGGAGTCGCCGGATGGGATGTTGGAGACGAAGACCTGGAACTGCCCGAGGAATTGGTGGCAAAGATTTCCGCCAGCACCGCCGGTGACAAAGGCTTCTACGCCGTACCTCCGAGAGGACTTCCACCGCCCCACATGTGATCGATCAACTCCCAACTCGCCACGGATCATGTCCGTGCAGGATCGTTCCTCTTACAGCCCATCCCCATCGAAACTGAAAGGAACTAAATGTCCAACCAACGAAAATCACCAGTACATACTTCTCTGCACGCCCTGCTCGTTGTCGAATCCCGCCAAAAAATTGCCGAAGCCCAACAACTCCTAACCATTTGTCGCGAATACGTCGTCAGTCTACACACCCTCGGCGAACAGAAGCGATTCTGCGAGCTGGCCGCCTACTTCACCCAGGTCAACCTCCAACctcttttcaattttaaaaactacAAAACCTCAGACTCCTTCGCACGACGCCTCCTCGAACTAAGCCCCGTCTCGAagtggtcattttttcattttcattttcattatcatttttttattttggtgggCAAAAAGCCCCCTTGAGCTGTGTCAGACACATTCTCAAGAAGGCATAAAAACCACCTcattagggctagtgatttttcacggcgaaaaaattgaaattacgcggcatgccaatttcaaaacattggaatttcacggcaatttcacggtatTCCAAAATCTGCCTaaaattaacgatttttttttatttaagaatagTTGTACACGGGATAGTTCCTGGAAAAGTTAGCAGTTATTtaagatacaattttttttaacatttgttaTTGATAAGTCCAGAAAGTTAGAATATGATGCAAagtgcttaaatttttttctaacaacatccaaatttttaattttcgaacaGATTTGTTGTCAGACTTTTCttacaatttattaattttcatttaaataaattttacagatATCCAAAAATAAATGGCTCAACTGATCTGCGTTTTCTTTCTTTAcagttttgaataatatttttatcacagtctttgaaatgtttaaaaaaagaaaaaaaatgtttatgtgtTATAACATGCTTTGAACATTACATTTTATAATCCTAGGCATGTTACAACCAAAGCTTATTTCGAAGGAACTTTTCGTAAAACACAAAAATGAGTTTCAAagtgctttttaaaaattttgtggattgcttgaataaaaaaactgaatGTTCAAATACACTTAGGGACAATTTgttaattctagattaaattttcaaaacaacctatccctcatgggtttcctatgcagatagggccttttgaaaatttaatcgagaattaatCAACAAGAATTTCGCGGCATTTCGCGGTATTTACGAAATTTCACGGCCaggggcaaatttcacggattacgcggcttccgcgaaatcgcgaaaaatcactagccctacacCTCATCTTAACGCATCAACAAGTTTATAAACTCCAATGATACAAGATTTATTAAACTAATACATAGAACACAAATAAAACTTTCCCTAATCCTAACCTAAACTCAGATCACAGTTGGATATCACAAGTAGAAAGCTTCTGGTAGCGATGCGTCAAGTTTTAAAATGGTTTAGTTTCCGGAGTACGTTGCGAGACAAATGGAAGTCAAAGTGCTCGTAGCAATCGTTAAAGACTCTACACATGCTCGACACGGCCGCGTTGCGACCGTAGTTGGTCAATGCGCGTGGAATTCTAATGAATTGGTGAGATCTGATCGTACGGCGTTGAATGTAGAAATTGACTTGCTCAAGAATCTCAGGACAGTCAATTGAAGACTTCAACAAATCAGACACGAAGATTGCTTTAGCTACGTCACGACGAACAGATAGAAGGTCAAGACCAAGGGAATTGCAGCGATCTGCGTAGCTAGGTGGATTTAGTGGGTCCACTAGGGGGATGTGGCGAAGCGCATACCTAGTGAACTTCCGTTGAACCTTTTCAATTCACTCGATACCGTTTTGGTAGAACGGAGCCCAGACCACCGAACAATATTCTAGTGTCGAGCGAACCAGTGAACAATAAAGTGCCTTCAAACACGAAACTTGACGAAAATGTTTAgccacacaaaaaacaaaaccaagaaCTTTGGATGCCTTAGAGACGGTGTAGGAAATATGATCGATAAAGGACAATTGACAGTCTAACACAACACCAAGGTCTTTGATAGATGACGAACGACTAAGACTAGTATTTGATAGATTATAATCAAAGGATATTGTTGATCGCTTGCGGGTAAAGGTAATCACAGAGCATTTCGAGGCGTTAAGGATCATTCTGTTGTCGTCACACCAGTGGGCGAAGATGTTAAGTTGGTCTTGCAGCAAGAGCGCATCGTTGCTAGAGTTTATGACAGCAAAGAGCTTGATATCATCAGCATACGACAGTTTGCGACACTTGAGTAACAGGTGGACATCGTTCATGTACAACAGGTAGATGATTGGACCGAGATGACTCCCTTGAGGTACACCGgagaaaacagcaaaaactgCGGACAAGACATCACCAATTTTGACACACATTTCACGGTCAGAGAGGTACGAGCACAGCCACTTAAGAAACGATCCACAAAAGCCTAACCTTTCCAATTTAGCAAAAGCAATCCGAtgatttattttgtcaaaagcGGCGGAGAGATCTGTATCTACTTGCTGGCGTTTTTGCATAGATTGGGAAATAAAGGAAGTGTAGGCAACAAGGTTGGAGCACGTCGAGCGTTTTGGCATGAAACCATGTTGCTCTTGAGCGATGTAGTTGTTGCAGTTAAGTTTAATGTGGTCTAGAACAATCAACTCAAACAACTAGCTGACGGCACACAGAGCAGCAATACCTCGATAATTTCGAACATTTCACTTAGGTCCTTTCTTATGTACCGGAAATATGTAGGATTTTTTCCAGGACAGTGGGAACATGCCAGATTTGAGGGAAATGTTGAACAGCCGTTTTATCATCCAAATCCTCATTAGTGAATACGCTGCTAAATTGAGAGCGAAACAGTTCGCAGATGCCAATTGGTGAAGATGCTTCTCTGCTGTCAAGTTCCATGACGCTTGGTAGGCCAGTTTCCTTCCTCTGGCTGTTAACGTGGTTCCAAAACTGCTTCGGGTTCTGCTTCAGGCGATGCTGGATGCTGCGCTGGTACCTCAAGAACAAAGTGTTGTTCAAGCGGCTGTACTTTTGGTTGATAGAGTTGTATTGGACCTTCCAGCGACGCGTTGGGTGCTTGTTGAACTTCTTGAGGGCTGCCCGTTTCTGAGTTTTCAGGCGTTTCAGTTGATCGTTGGACCACGCCGGATGACACGCTGGCAGGTGTAACTTCTTGGGGATGAAGATGTTGATAGCTCGTAACACAACCTCAGTGAAAGCAACAGTAATATCCTCCAAGCGTGCGAGATGAACGAGTCCGACGAACACACGCGTTGTGCCGTCCCGTACCGCGACATACCCACAGAAAAGTTCTCGCTTCGTTTCGCGTCCTACCTGCCACCGTACTAGGGCGTCACCTGTGCCGTTTGAAGTTGGTATTGAAGGCCCAGTTTGGCAGCGCTCTTGGGGAAGCCCTATCAAAGTTGTTCAAGAAGCGGAAAAGAGACTAGCCGCACGCCTAGAAAGATCGGATGCAAACCAATGCGCAAACCGTTCCCAATCAGTAGTCATCCTGGACCAATCACCGTTCCGGGTCATAACCCGTTTCCTCAAGAGTTCTTCGTGCTCAGCGCGAAGACGCAGTCAAAATAGCCAACcgccaccaatttttttttttaatattttgaaaaagtataagaattgattcatttttttctacaaaattatCACAATCATCGCAAAAGAGCAAATATGCTGTGGTAATCGTTGAAGCGGTAGACCTGATTGTCCACCTCTACCTGTTACAGGTAGCCGTACACGATCTCATTGCACATGCTGCACCGGAAACATTCCGAATGGTACGACTTGCCCTCAAGTTTGCCCTTTGCCTGCAGGATCATTTTCATGATGAGGCGGCCACAGATTGCATACTTTTCCTCAGGTAGGCCGCTCCAGCACCACTGGCGACTCATCTCCTCGATCTTCCGCACGGCCTCCTTTGATCCGGTTGGGCGTGGTGTTGGCACATTGCACGGCGGCAAGTTCTTGGTTGAACGCTTGCCGGAAGCGCAACTGCGACAGCGTTGATGAAACGACAGACGGGAAGTTTCCACCACCATCCCGGAAAGTAAGTGGCGGAGTGGAATTTGCGTCGGTGGGAGTCGTATCCAAAGTGGCCATCGACGGCCTATCGGATTGGcagaactgctgctgctgtgaaaAAGTTGGAGTTTGGCGTGGTGGCAGTACGAACACTGAGGATTCTTGCTGGTGCTGCAGGTGCTCCGACGGTCAGCACACGTAGTTGGATTTGTTGATGCCCTCGCCGGAGGTTTGATTAGGCGAGCTGGACCTGGAGATTGAGCTGTTGCGTGACGGCGAAATGGTTGATGTTGTTTGCTCGAGCTAGTTGGCGGTTTTCGGAAGACGCGAGGGTGAGGGTAATGATCCGTAGGGCAATCGAGGCTTGGTCTACCGTGGCACTTGTCCGCTTGTCGTTACGCAGTAAAAAGATTGCAAGAGAACCGGCGGAGTACCtcgatgaaaaattatttccaataaatttcatatttgtAAACAATACGCGCCATGTCAATGACAGCTGAGAGAACCGCACTGAAATAAATCGCATGTAGGAATCACGCATGACCGTAAATATGGATGCACTACGGATCAACATATGCCATATAGGAAATATATGTAGAGTGACCACCTCGTGGGTGCGTTCTTAGATAATAATACAGACTTCTTTCGTAATGGCACAGATGTTAATGTTTACAGATTGCAAAATCCCTAATATTCATTCATATTTTCCAAACGTTGCACAACATTGCCAAAAGCGCTgaattttccatgaaaattcaaaaagaactTCAAAATGCTAAAAAGTCGGTTAGAGTTCGAACTGATTACAAGTTGGAGCTGAGCAGACCTCAGAATCAAAAAATAGCATAACCTAACCTTAAAACCTCGAGCCCTCTGCTCGACAGATCCAAAATAAACCcccaaaactaaacaaaacaatACACCAGCGTTTCCTGGTAGATGAAGATGATCAGACGTCACTAGACGTTCTTGGTGAGTTCCTCTACTGATCTTCCCTAACCTTACAACACGACACGTGGTTAACGCTTTAAAACGAATAGTGTGGTTGGGTGTAAGCTAATGGTGGTCAGTTCCAATTTACTGTGGGGTTTTTGCGTTAGGCGTCATTGTTGCAAAAGAGCTTATTTTGTAATTTGGAGACTGTCATCTAGGCTTGGCTAGCCCACAATAAACGCACTTTTTAGAGAACTTTAACATATATTGATCCACCAGCAAAGAGAGTGTACGTGTGTGAGTGTGCGAgtagctgttttttttaaacaaatcctATCCGTTCTTCCTGCCTTGTCGGTCACTTCACCTCCACACACTTACGACCAACTGCAATCTCCAGCGAAGCACGTCGTCGTCCTGCCGGTTCCTTCCGCGCGACACGTGCTACCACGacggaaggggggggggggaagaaaACTTCTTGGTTCCACCGTCGAAGCTCTCGTTCCGATACTCCGTCGGACTCCAGCTCCGTTCGCACGGACACTCGTTCCGGGGCAGCGCAGCTGGCGCTGGTTTTCGAAGCGCTTCCGCCGTTTGATCTTCCTCGCGCCACGCGGGTTCTCGTACGGTCAGCTCGCCGGTTACAACCCGCACGGGGTACAGCAGACGGAACCGTAATTAGCACTTGCGCCATCCTCCAGCTGCTCTCGCCAAGATCCGCGGCGCTGACGGCCTCGCCGTCTTGCAGTCCAGTCTTGCGCCAGCGGCCACCGGCTCCGGGGCTTACGCCGTCACACGACCTCTTTCGACACCAGTCAAACTTCTTCTCTCGAACACACTTACTTGAAGTTTACTCCTACCATCTCAGAATTTTCACCGGAAATCTTCCGACTTTTGCTTGTATGTGTGCTGTCAAATTGCTTATTTGCAAGAAAATCACACTGAGCGCTTTGTTTTCCTGCCTAGTGGGGTGCGTTCTTAGATAATAATACAGACTTCTTTCGTAATGGCACAGATGTTAATGTTTACAGATTACAAAATCCCTAATATTTATTCATATTTTCCAAACGTTACAGTCTGCAAGGATGGTAGAGGATTAAAAAGGGTAATTTGAAGTAAAATGCTAGAGCGGCTTACCAAGCATGTTCCGTCGAGTGGTTGGGGAGTTTCGTGAAtcagcaaaacatttttaacttcTAGAGATGGCTACTTGCGCATATCAATTGTTGATGATGAGGTGGCCTAGCTGGTGGAGGTGAAATCGGCCCGAATAGCGCACTGATTTCTCGCATTGTATAAAACTTCGCTCGCCGTAAGCGACGGGATCGAGATCACACACACGAACCAAATTCTCACACGGAACAAAACTTGTCCACTGGCCACTCAAATCAAATCCAAGAAAAACTTAACATTTTGACATATAGCGGGCACGTGTAAACagcatttaatttaattaaaatcaaaaaacatagTTAAGTTGATTCAACGCCGATTATTGTAGAATCAACGCAATAATTttgttgatatttataaaaagatTTGACAAAACACACAGAGTAGATTCAActcaaaattttgagttatttcaGTTGGTTTTGAGAtctgtttcaacaaaaaatcgtcAAGTGgtaacaacaaaatattttgtcgaTTCAAACAGGCCTAATTTTTTTGCGTGTATGAATCGACCCCCgtcgaaaaatatgttttattttgtttttaatgtaaCTTAGGTCTTTTGGATGCTTCTGGTGTCATtagacggtaaattgttagaaaaatccaaaattacgagtaagccatttttcatttatcgggaatttaatcaaaactagttttctaaattatcaaactctgaaaaaaaatacaggctgacaacattaaagtttcattgttaatttgattttggttaatcGCGGTAaatttttcttataatatttcgaattaacaaaaatccaccaaagcatttaCCATTACCACATTGTTGCAGTCGTCGTAGTGGTGCTTTGCATCGTAGTCTCGTGCGGTCCCGTTTAGTGCaataaaaatcgctgaaaattcGTTCGATCGCGATGTGGTACCTGCCGAATCAGGCCGTGACCGGGAAACATTTTCGAGTGAATCTGTGACCAAGCGGAAAAGTGGCCACAAAGTTCTGGTTCCCCGcgagtgtaaacaaagtgatcAGTGAAGTGGTGGCATCATCGTCGTCATCACCCTTTGTGCTACAAAGAAGCCACACAGTCAAGTGCCCCGGCCGGGCCGCGCGCGAAGTGCGTCACATAGACGAACATTGAAGACGCGACACACATATTTCTCGAGCGTTGGTCGTCggaaaatgtggaattttttgagaaaaagtgaAGTGCACGGAAAAGAACGGAAAGACAAGGCTACAGATGGCTAGGGCTCCTTAGGCTAGCCACTTATGGAGCCCGAAAGTGAACTGAGGGCTACTGAAACCGCAAGAAGGAAAACAGACTGGAGGAATGGAACAACCCTTGGCATGAAAACACGGACACGAATCGGAACTGACGCTGACTGGGCAGTCGGGTAAGTTGGAAATGCTAGGGAGGGAGGCAGTTCGGCTCAAGCTAGAAATCTTGGGTCTGAGCGAAGTCCGTTGGCCAGACTCAGCAGAGCACAAGATGCCTACCGGGCAGGTTCTACTGTACTCTGGCTTGCGAAGCGAAAACGCTCAACGTGCCAACCGGGTACGGGGAGTAGGCTTCCTGTTGAACCCAAATGCACGTTCGGCGCTCATTACGTGGAGTGGAAGCCAATAAACGAGCGGATAATCGTGGCTAGATTCAGGACGCGGGTCAGAAACCTGAACTTCGTTCAAGTTTACGCGCCGACGGATGCTGCCGACTTGCAGGAAAAGGAGGAGTTTTACAGTCAACTGAGAGGAGTTGTCAACGAGATCCCGAAGGGTGACATCCGAATCTACGCAGGCGACTTCAACGCGAAGTTAGGCTCTGACAACACAGACCTGGAGCGCATCATGGGGCCCCATGGTCTTGGAGAAATGAGCGAGAACGGTGAGCTGTTTACAGAGTTCTGTGGTAACCAAGACATGGTGATTGGGGGATCGCTCTTTCCCCATCGCTCAGTGCACAAAGTCACGTGGGTTTCACGTGATGGAAGAACGGAGAATCAGATAGACCACATCTGCATCAGCCGCAAGTGGAGAAGAAGCCTGCTTGATGTGCGGAATATGCGCAGTGCCAACATTGCATCCGACCACCACCTCGTTGTCGGCGAAATACGACTACGGGTAGCGCGTGTCGTACGGCAAGAGGAGAAAGTCGGTTGTAGGTTCAACGTGCAACGTCTGTCGAATCCCGAAGTACGCAGGGCTTTTGTCGGCGAGCTCCAAACCCGAGCCTTGGAGATTCCGGACAGCACTGTTGAAGAGGAGTGGCAGTTCATCAATGACGCCTTCGCTGTTATCGGCGAGAATACTCTGGGAATGCTGCGAACTCAGAGGAAGGAGTGGATTTCGGATGCCACCTGGGATAAGATAGAGGAGAGGAAGCAGGCTAAGGCTGCCATTGTTAGCGCAAGGACGAGAGCGACGAAGGCACGTACCCGCCAAACGTACGCCGAACTGGAAAAGGCTGTTAAGCGCTCTTGCAGGCGGGACAAGAGAGCCTGGACGGATTCCCTTGCCGACGAGGAAAAGAATGCTGCTAACAATGGCGACATGTGCCTCCTCTACGACATTACACGAAGTTTGTGTGGTGCCAGGACGAATACGCGCATTCCGGTGAAAGATACGAGCGGTCAGCTGATTACCGATCCAGCTGATCAGCTTAAACGATGGTTCGAGCATTTTGAGCAGCTGCTACAAATCTCGCATCCACGTCCAAGCCCTCAGTACCATCCGCAAAATGTCAGGCGGATCAACCGGGTGAACTCAAGTCCACCTACGCTGAGGGATAAAGAGGAAGCCGTGAAATGTATGAAGTCTGGAAAAGCGCCAGGGATAGATCGGATCTCCGCAGAAATGCTCAAAGCTGACGCTCATTTGTCAGCTCGGATGCTGCATCGGCTTTCAGCAAAATCTGGGACACCGCGACTTTTCCGGTCGACTGGATGCAGGGCATTTTGGTGAAGGTTCCCAAAAAGGGTGACCTCACCAACTGCGACAACTGGCGTGACATTACGCTGCTGTGCATAGCTCTGAAAGTCCTATGTAGAGTGATCTTGTGCAGGATCAAATCGAAGATCGACGAGTCTCTTCGACGGCAGCAAGCAGGGTTCGGCAGTGGCCGATCATGCGTGGATCACATAGTGACACTCCGTGTCATCCTCGAACAGATCAATGAATTCCAGGATTCTCTCCATCTGGTCTTCGTTTATTATGAAAAAGCGTTTGACCGTCCCAGAGTGCCGTGTTGTGCATAACGGAGTCTTGTCGTGTAGCAGTACCATCAGTACAACCCTCTGCCGCAA
This is a stretch of genomic DNA from Culex pipiens pallens isolate TS chromosome 1, TS_CPP_V2, whole genome shotgun sequence. It encodes these proteins:
- the LOC120430471 gene encoding uncharacterized protein LOC120430471 → MPTGQVLLYSGLRSENAQRANRWKPINERIIVARFRTRVRNLNFVQVYAPTDAADLQEKEEFYSQLRGVVNEIPKGDIRIYAGDFNAKLGSDNTDLERIMGPHGLGEMSENGELFTEFCGNQDMVIGGSLFPHRSVHKVTWVSRDGRTENQIDHICISRKWRRSLLDVRNMRSANIASDHHLVVGEIRLRVARVVRQEEKVGCRFNVQRLSNPEVRRAFVGELQTRALEIPDSTVEEEWQFINDAFAVIGENTLGMLRTQRKEWISDATWDKIEERKQAKAAIVSARTRATKARTRQTYAELEKAVKRSCRRDKRAWTDSLADEEKNAANNGDMCLLYDITRSLCGARTNTRIPVKDTSGQLITDPADQLKRWFEHFEQLLQISHPRPSPQYHPQNVRRINRVNSSPPTLRDKEEAVKCMNSDAASAFSKIWDTATFPVDWMQGILVKVPKKGDLTNCDNWRDITLLCIALKVLCRVILCRIKSKIDESLRRQQAGILSIWSSFIMKKRLTVPECRVVHNGVLSCSSTISTTLCRKNGRQKR